GGCTTTCCATTACGACAGGGAATCCTTCGAACACACAGACAATCCAACTGCAGCGGGAGAAAAACACAACCAGCAGACCCCACAATGGGCCTGCTGGTTGACGGCTACCACCGGACAAGCCGGCGCAGCCCTCAGGTCGTAGAGACCCGGATTAGCGACGCAGACCCAGACGCTGGATGAGCTCCAGGTAACGGTCGGCGTTCTTGCGCTTGAGGTAGTCCAGCAGCTTACGACGCTGGTTAACCATCCGGATCAGGCCACGGCGGGAATGGTGATCCTGCTTGTTGGCCTTGAAGTGATCCTGCAGCTTGTTGATGTTGGCGCTCAGCAGAGCTACCTGAACCTCAGGGGAACCGGTATCGCCATCACCTTGCTGAAAATCCTTAACGATCTGTGCTTTCTCGTTGGCAGAAAGTGCCATAACTCACCTCATTGTTTGCGATGCTTTCGAATACGGCCGAACCGCGCATCTCTACAGCCCGGCTAAACAGCGATGCGCCTAACGCTTTCCGCTGTTCTTCACCAGTCGGCGCGGGACCAGATTGGTCTGCTCGCCTTCCGGGAATGCTTCTGCCAGTCCCACAAAGCCTTCGTTTGCGCTCTCGCTTGCATAGAGACGCACGAAGCCTTCGTAAGCCTGACCCGGTATTCTAACCGGTTGTCCGTTCAAGATCGATACCAGCGCCTGCCCCGCCAGACGGTGCTCGGGGAACATCGACAGAGCGGCATCCGGTGCCACCAGGAGACCATCGAGGCTCTCACCCCGTTCACGCATCGCCTCGAGATCACTGACGGCATGGGCATTGGCCAGGGTAAACCCTGACGCCATGGTGCGGCGCAATGCAGTCACATGGGCACCGCAACCGAGAGCTTCACCGATATCCTCAACCAGTGAGCGAATGTACGTACCCTTGGTGCAGCTGACCGCGATATCCAGTTCGTTCTCACGAATGTCCAGCAGCGTCAGTTCGTAGATGGTCACCGGCCTTGCCGGACGCTCAACCTCGATACCCTCGCGGGCATATTCGTAGAGGGGACGCCCCTTGTGCTTGAGCGCCGAATACATGGAGGGAACTTGCTGGATATCACCCCGGAAGCCATCCAGTACCGGCTCAAGCAAGTCTGCGGTCAGACCGTCTGGTACAGGCTTTTCGGCAACGACCGCGCCCGCGCTGTCACCGGTTTCGGTTCGGATTCCGAGCCGGGCGGTGGCAATGTAGGCCTTGTCGCTGTCGAGCATCATCTGGGAGAACTTGGTGGCCTCACCGAAGCATAGCGGCAGAACGCCGGTCGCCAGGGGGTCAAGGGCGCCGGTATGGCCGGCCTTGGCCGCCCCGAACA
This genomic stretch from Marinobacter salsuginis harbors:
- the rpsO gene encoding 30S ribosomal protein S15, which encodes MALSANEKAQIVKDFQQGDGDTGSPEVQVALLSANINKLQDHFKANKQDHHSRRGLIRMVNQRRKLLDYLKRKNADRYLELIQRLGLRR
- the truB gene encoding tRNA pseudouridine(55) synthase TruB; the protein is MSRRRKGRDVNGILVIDKPQGVTSNGILQQVKRLFGAAKAGHTGALDPLATGVLPLCFGEATKFSQMMLDSDKAYIATARLGIRTETGDSAGAVVAEKPVPDGLTADLLEPVLDGFRGDIQQVPSMYSALKHKGRPLYEYAREGIEVERPARPVTIYELTLLDIRENELDIAVSCTKGTYIRSLVEDIGEALGCGAHVTALRRTMASGFTLANAHAVSDLEAMRERGESLDGLLVAPDAALSMFPEHRLAGQALVSILNGQPVRIPGQAYEGFVRLYASESANEGFVGLAEAFPEGEQTNLVPRRLVKNSGKR